A stretch of Streptomyces vietnamensis DNA encodes these proteins:
- a CDS encoding MFS transporter, giving the protein MSTTTARSAAHEAPPATTGRLALRPLIALSLGHFLVMLDVTVVTVAVPAIRDSVGAGASATAWVVSGYSAVFGGLLLMGGGFGDRLGHRKVFLTGLGVFALASAGCALATTPAVLVAGRLVQGAGGALLVPTSLALLTAAHPAAAARARALGVWAGTSAVAFAAGPLVGGLLVAGLSWRAAFWINVPIVLLAVRLTRKHVPSPVARAGARGLDPLGQVLGIVGVLALAGMFNEAGTRGWTSPVVLGAGALAAVAGVLFVLAERWREAHGPAGKPPLLPPSLFRTPGFSATAAVGVLLNLGYYGMLYLATLYLQNERGYDALGTGLALLPTVCMAMVAAPLSGRLTARHGPYAPMTGALLLGAAGFTGWLLAGPDTPYWVLLPALVATGLATPGTVLAATAAVVQAAPAENTGVASAVFNVARQIGNSLGVALFASLVAGRDPVPGLHLSALVAAAAFLAAALLALSSWRTAKARAAAARPSPPASPRDADCDARLSRSGDSR; this is encoded by the coding sequence ATGAGTACGACGACCGCAAGAAGCGCGGCCCACGAGGCGCCGCCCGCCACGACCGGGCGACTGGCCCTGCGCCCGCTCATCGCCCTCAGCCTGGGCCATTTCCTGGTGATGCTGGACGTCACCGTCGTCACGGTCGCGGTTCCCGCCATCCGTGACTCGGTCGGTGCCGGGGCCTCGGCGACGGCCTGGGTCGTCTCCGGCTACAGCGCCGTCTTCGGCGGCCTGCTGCTCATGGGCGGCGGCTTCGGCGACCGGCTCGGGCACCGGAAGGTGTTCCTCACCGGCCTCGGCGTCTTCGCCCTCGCCTCGGCCGGGTGCGCCCTGGCCACCACTCCGGCGGTACTCGTGGCGGGGCGCCTGGTGCAGGGTGCCGGCGGCGCCCTCCTGGTACCCACCTCCCTGGCCCTCCTGACCGCCGCCCACCCGGCAGCGGCGGCGCGGGCCAGGGCCTTGGGCGTCTGGGCCGGGACGTCCGCCGTCGCGTTCGCCGCCGGCCCTCTCGTGGGCGGTCTGCTGGTGGCGGGCCTGAGCTGGCGCGCCGCCTTCTGGATCAACGTCCCGATCGTGCTGCTCGCCGTCCGTCTGACCCGCAAGCACGTTCCGTCCCCCGTCGCCCGGGCGGGGGCACGCGGCCTGGATCCGCTCGGCCAGGTCCTGGGCATCGTGGGCGTGCTGGCGTTGGCGGGCATGTTCAACGAGGCCGGTACGCGGGGCTGGACCTCGCCGGTGGTGCTGGGCGCCGGCGCCCTCGCCGCGGTCGCCGGCGTCCTGTTCGTCCTGGCCGAGCGGTGGAGGGAGGCGCACGGTCCCGCCGGGAAGCCGCCGCTGCTGCCCCCGTCGCTCTTCCGTACACCCGGTTTCTCCGCCACCGCCGCGGTGGGCGTCCTGCTCAACCTCGGCTACTACGGCATGCTCTACCTGGCCACGCTCTACCTGCAGAACGAGCGCGGTTACGACGCGCTGGGCACCGGCCTCGCCCTGCTGCCCACGGTGTGCATGGCGATGGTCGCGGCCCCGCTCTCGGGGCGCCTGACGGCCCGCCACGGCCCGTACGCGCCGATGACGGGGGCGCTGCTGCTCGGCGCGGCCGGGTTCACCGGCTGGCTGCTCGCCGGCCCCGACACGCCCTACTGGGTGCTGCTGCCGGCCCTCGTCGCGACCGGACTGGCCACCCCCGGCACCGTCCTCGCGGCCACGGCCGCCGTCGTGCAGGCCGCGCCCGCCGAGAACACCGGTGTGGCCTCGGCGGTGTTCAACGTCGCCCGCCAGATCGGCAACTCGCTCGGCGTCGCCCTCTTCGCCTCCCTCGTCGCGGGCCGGGACCCGGTCCCGGGCCTGCACCTCTCGGCTCTCGTCGCCGCGGCGGCCTTCCTCGCCGCCGCGCTGCTCGCCCTGTCCTCCTGGCGCACCGCC
- a CDS encoding ArsR/SmtB family transcription factor, giving the protein MDEVADEAEAADRAEPELARTARLLAGASRARMLKALCDGRPLTVTVLAAEAGVSVPTASVHLTQLAEAGLVRDEHAGRHRYFRLAGPDVVAALEALALIAPPDPAPMTTLRAHSRNNALRRSRTCYDHLAGSLGVALMEGFVDQGLLRREKDHPASGCRPDRPASYGREAVYGLTPAGTGRFTGFGIDVDALMRGRRPVVRYCVDWSERRHHLAGALGAALVDRFFALDWLRYGVSPRVVHLTETGRTGVREAFAIDIAD; this is encoded by the coding sequence ATGGACGAAGTCGCGGACGAGGCCGAGGCGGCGGACAGGGCCGAGCCCGAACTCGCGCGCACCGCACGCCTGCTGGCCGGCGCGTCGAGGGCCCGGATGCTCAAGGCGCTGTGCGACGGCAGGCCGTTGACCGTCACGGTCCTGGCGGCCGAGGCCGGGGTGAGCGTGCCGACGGCGAGCGTGCACCTGACGCAGCTGGCCGAGGCGGGGCTCGTGCGGGACGAACACGCGGGACGGCACCGGTACTTCCGGCTGGCCGGCCCCGACGTCGTCGCCGCCCTGGAGGCGCTGGCGCTGATCGCGCCGCCCGATCCCGCCCCGATGACCACCCTGCGCGCCCACAGCCGGAACAACGCGCTGCGGCGGTCGCGCACCTGTTACGACCACCTCGCGGGATCCCTCGGCGTGGCCCTCATGGAGGGCTTCGTCGACCAGGGGCTGCTCCGGCGGGAGAAGGACCACCCCGCGTCCGGCTGTCGCCCCGATCGGCCCGCCTCCTACGGCAGGGAGGCGGTGTACGGCCTCACTCCCGCGGGCACCGGGCGTTTCACCGGGTTCGGCATCGACGTCGACGCCCTGATGCGGGGACGGCGCCCGGTGGTGCGCTACTGCGTCGACTGGAGCGAGCGGCGCCACCACCTCGCCGGCGCCCTGGGCGCCGCGCTGGTCGACCGGTTCTTCGCCCTGGACTGGCTGCGGTACGGAGTGTCGCCGCGCGTCGTGCACCTGACCGAGACGGGCAGGACCGGGGTACGGGAGGCCTTCGCGATCGACATCGCCGACTGA
- a CDS encoding TetR/AcrR family transcriptional regulator has translation MGLVHGTGASQGPATVNGRTAPERLLDAALELFAEKGFDGTSVQDVVRAAGVTKGAMYHYFPSKDDLLHEIYLRVLRMQTEHLDAVVAMDLPVAERVHAAVVDVVVTTIENIQSATIFFRSLHQLAEENQRQVRRERRRYHETFRALVVEGQREGVFRDDVSAELAVDYCFGSVHHLPMWWREGGEASADEVARTFADLFIAGIAAR, from the coding sequence ATCGGGCTTGTCCACGGAACAGGGGCGTCGCAGGGGCCGGCGACCGTCAACGGCCGTACGGCCCCTGAGCGGTTGCTGGACGCGGCCCTGGAGCTCTTCGCGGAGAAGGGCTTCGACGGGACGTCGGTGCAGGACGTCGTGCGCGCCGCGGGGGTCACCAAGGGCGCCATGTACCACTACTTCCCCTCCAAGGACGACCTGCTCCACGAGATCTACCTGCGGGTGCTGCGGATGCAGACCGAGCACCTGGACGCCGTGGTGGCGATGGACCTGCCGGTGGCGGAGCGCGTCCACGCGGCGGTGGTGGACGTCGTGGTGACGACGATCGAGAACATCCAGAGCGCCACGATCTTCTTCCGGTCGCTGCACCAGCTCGCCGAGGAGAACCAGCGGCAGGTGCGCCGCGAGCGCCGCCGCTACCACGAGACCTTCCGCGCGCTCGTCGTCGAGGGGCAGCGCGAGGGCGTGTTCCGCGACGACGTCAGCGCCGAACTGGCCGTCGACTACTGCTTCGGCTCGGTCCACCACCTCCCGATGTGGTGGCGTGAAGGGGGCGAGGCCTCGGCCGACGAGGTCGCCCGTACCTTCGCCGACCTGTTCATCGCGGGCATCGCGGCCCGCTGA